Genomic segment of Paenalkalicoccus suaedae:
AGCTATTAAATTACTCTCACAGCAAAAAGCGTTTGGTGTCGAACATACATCAACTCATTTTACATACTCCATTGTAAAAGGTGACTTTTACAATTTGCTCAAGAGTGCCAACCTTCATCCGTCTGAGAACGTGCTTATACTACTATTTTTACATGTTTGGATAAATGGTAAAAACCAAGCTAGTTTTCACTTTTATCGTGTAGCTTCTAAAAAACAGTTTTTTTCTAATGACATAGATAACGAAGCAGCATTATTAACACCAATCTTTTTTGCTATTTATGCGAAAGACTATACGACAGCTCAACAAAGGGTAGAAATAGCAAAAGATATCATTGATTCACCTAGCCACGGACTTTATGCCTTTCTTCAATTAATTAGTATTATCATTGCTATATGTCAGAATAATAAGAACACAGCGAAGGCACTTATTCACAATATGGACAAGTTTTTAACAGAGAGATCCTATAGTCGTGAAGTTGGCTTTTTACGCATTTTAGAGGGCATCTTTCAACTAAAATACATAGATAAAAACAAAGGTAGAGAACTAATTAGAAGTGGTATTTTGATATCTAGACAAACTCAATTTAGTTTAAATATACTTTTAGCAGTCGATATGTGTTTATTTTTACTAAACGAAGAAGTACTTGACCCCGCCTCCGTTTCATTCGTTAATAAAGAATGGAAGCTTTTATGCAATGAATATAAGCTTCCTAAGCTAAAGCATCATGTGGAAGAACATTTGCGCAACGCTTTAAAAAGCTAAAAGCACCAAAGACATATACATTAACGCACATGTCTTTGGTGTAAATGTCTTTGATATTTTTTTGCACCAACAATTTGTATTAGTTGATTTTAATTAGATATAGTGTCTTGTTTTTCAATCTTAATAAGGAATAGCATGGCAAAAAAACCTCCTATAAGTAAAAACATTCCTATATTAAGATAAATTACATTTGCACTCCAAACACTCACTATAAGGCCCCCTATTAATGGAGCAGTCACAACGACAGTATTGCTAATTGAATTGTATATACCAGAAATTCTACCTATATTTTCTTTCGAAGTCTCTCGTTGTATAGTAACGCTAATAGCGATAGTAAATAGTCCTATTCCCCCCCCCGCAATGATACCAAATAGGACTGGTATGTAGGTAGGAACCCCAAGATATAACCACCCAAAGCCTATAAACCCAGCTCCTAGTAAAACATAGCTAATTCCTAGTAGAACGCCATAAAAACGCACCGTGTTCATTTGGTTGATAATAATTATTGCACTGAGCGCTCCGAACCCTGAGCCAGACATCACCCAACCTATCAACTCAGGACGATCGGGCGCTACACTCCTTAATAAAACCGTTACTTGAACATCCATCATCTGAATAGCCATCAATCCTACAAGCGAAATCCCGAAGAACCATTTTAATTTATAGTTACGTAAAACAGCTACCCACCCATCTTTCCATGACTTCCAGAAAGACACGTTGCTATGTGGGTGGCTAGCTGCATCAGGCTTCTGGAATTCACTTCTTTTCCTTAACTGAATAATAATGAGAGCGGAGAAGAAGTAGGCGCAAGCACCAATAAAAATACAAAGTCCAGGAGAAAAATAGCCTGCTAATATACCACCAATAAAGGGGCCTAATACTTTTGAAAGCTCATTGACTGTTCCGTTCCAGGTAACTGCTTTTACAATGTGTTGCTCTTGTACAATATGTTTTATTAACGATTGTTGGGCTGGGAAGTGAATCACTGTTACCGCAGCTCTCATCAATATAAGTGGCAGAGCTACCAAGTGATTAGGCGCAAAGATCAAAAATATAGTTAGAATTGCCGTACATATATCCGCGTATGCCATTAATGTGATGTTATTAAATCGATCAACAAATTGCCCTACAAATTGACTTAATAGCGCATGTGGTAATGCATACGCTACTGGAATTAGCGCTACATATAATGGATCTAACTGCCATACAAACGAAAATAAAATCATGATTGCAACCATGTCGAACCATCTACCAAACATGGATACAGTGTAGGAGCTAAAAATTCTTAGAAAAGGCTTGTTGTTCCAAAGGGTTGGCAATGTTTTATTCTTCATCTACGTCACTCTCTCTTTTTGTTTTCACTATACAAATCAAATATCAGAGGCGTATCAGAGGAAGAGATATAGTAGGGCGAAGAAATCTACTTGAAAAGGTGGTATAGTAATACCAAAAAGGAGGTCCGACCCAATGAAAAAACACGTTAACGTTGTTGCCGCTGTTATTGAAAACGAGCAAAACGAAGTGCTTTGTGCTTTACGAAGTCATGAGATGTCACTGCCGAATGTATGGGAGTTTGCTGGTGGAAAGGTGGAGCAAGGAGAGGACTTGCAGGCTGCTTTAGAGCGAGAAATCGAAGAAGAGCTTGGCTGCTTGATTCAAGCTGGTGACGTCATACATACGAATACGCACGAATACGAAAAAGTGATCGTCACGCTGCACTGTCTGCATGCGACGATCACAAAAGGGGAACCCACTGCCTCCGAGCATGCCAAATTACTGTGGTTGCCAAAAAGACAGCTCGAATCCTTGCAGTGGGCACCGGCAGATGTGCCAGCAGTAGAGTCCTTAGTGAAGGCGGCCGTTCTCTGAATTCGACGTACTATCAGATACACCTGGACTCTCATTCCTACCATCAATCTCCACGACCTCTGTTAACTCCCTGTACAGCGTAGGTGACACCGGGTGCTCGAGCTTCATTCGAAATGCAACCGGCTTATCACCTTCTGCATGCTCGACCTCGAGCTGCCCTAAATAGATGAAGGGTTGTACCATGCCTTCGAGCTCCCGATATTTTCTCACTAGCAAATGAAGTCGATTGCCTCTCACTTTGTGCTCCAAAAGGTTTTGACCGCGGGAGGAGGCCTGCGCCATGTTATTTGGGCTCTCCCATAAAAACGTGTGCGGATCCTCAAAGGAGTCCTTGTAGTTAAGCCGTTCCTCGATGTCCGCGTCCTTTTGCAGATCGACGAACAAGAAGTAGTCATGCCCATTCGAGATCAAGCCCGACCCACGGAACGACGAGTGACTCTTGTCAAAGTTGGACAAAAGCGCCATATCGCGCATCTGATACGCTGCCTCGCGTTGCAAAAACGGCACCTGGTCCTGCATGGAACCAAACTCATTCGCAAACCGATGTAGCCCGTACTCAAGCACATCCTTCATCCACGTACGATATCGCTCGTCTGACACGAGCTCGTCCATCAGCGGCATTCGCTTCAAGCGGCCCTCTTCCCACGTAACTAACGCCGGCTGCCTTGTGCGCTCACCCGAATCGGCATATGCCTGCGCCAGCGTCTGCATCGCATGCTGCACACTCGACTCAAGCGGCGCCGTGAGCCAGTGCGCCACCGCATCCCTTGCCTCTGCAACACGCACCTCTGACTTTTCCAACAGTGCAACGAGAATCGCCGCTTCGTGCGGACGTTTTAGCGGCAGCATACTCGACAACACCCGGTACACCTTCATCCACACCTTATCCGCCACGAGCTCCTGCAAAAAATCCTCCTTCTCAATCTGCTGGAGAAAATCGAGATAACTCTTTTTCTTTTGAATGAACACGACAGGATCGGGAGCGCCATCGTACGTATGGTAATCCATGAGGTAATACGGCGTTCTGCCATGACGGACACGTTTAAATTCTTCGTACGTTTCTTTCACGTGCTTCATGCTAAAAAACGATTCCTGATCAAGCTGACGTAAAATCTGCTCCTTAGAGATCTCGTCCATTTGAATGTGAACGGGTCCTGGTATATGGGCAAAATCCGTTGCTACAGCAACCTTGAGACTCTCTTTATCGTAGTAACGTTGTCCGTTTAACGCGAGCGCCACGAGGTAGGCTCGACTATGGTTACCGATAAAATCGAGTACCGTTAAAAAATCTTTTTCCGGGTGCTTACGTAGACCACGACCTAACTGCTGGATAAACACTATTGGCGATTCTGTTGGTCGTAACATTAAGACCAGATTAACACTTGGAATATCGACACCTTCGTTAAAAATATCAACGGTAAATAAGCATTCTAAGGGATCGGCTGGATTTTCTAAACGAGCAATGGCTTGCTCACGTACATCCGCCGAATCATCGCCCGTGAGCGCAAGGCTTGGGATACCGCGGCGCGTGAATTCGTTGGCCATGTATGTCGCATGCTCGACGGTCACGCAAAAGCCGAGCGCCTTGCGCGACGTGCCTTGATAGCCGTAAAAATCCATGTAGTTCAGCACGTGCTCAACGCGAGTGTGCACCTGCAGGCGACGCGCCATCTCTTGTTGATCGTGGGCGCTAAGGTCGCTAAGGTCAATGCCATCGACGTCGGTGATGCCAAAGTAGTGAAACGGAACGACGAGCCCGTCCTCCAGCGCCTCGTGCAGACGCACCTCAATCGCAACGTTGTGATCAAACAGTTCAAACACGGACAGTTGATCGCTCCGCTCCGGTGTCGCCGTCATACCTAGCATAAAGTCTGGAGTGAAGTACGCCATGACCTCCTGATACTGTGGCGCCGCGGCGTGGTGCGCCTCATCGTAGACGATATAGTCAAATTCGTCTGGGCGAAACTCGCGGTACACGTTCGCCATCGAGCGAATGTTAGCAAAGAGGTAGTCCACGTGCGTATCCTTTTGTGACCCTGTCAGCATGCCGAACGTGATGAGATCTGACTGGGACTCCCCTCCGAGAAGGAACTCAAATGTCTCCTTTGCCTTACGTAAAATATCCTCACGGTGAACGAGGAAGAGCAGTCGTTTTGGTTTCACGTGTAACACATCAAACGCCGCCATGAAGGTTTTCCCCGTA
This window contains:
- a CDS encoding (deoxy)nucleoside triphosphate pyrophosphohydrolase; translation: MKKHVNVVAAVIENEQNEVLCALRSHEMSLPNVWEFAGGKVEQGEDLQAALEREIEEELGCLIQAGDVIHTNTHEYEKVIVTLHCLHATITKGEPTASEHAKLLWLPKRQLESLQWAPADVPAVESLVKAAVL
- a CDS encoding DEAD/DEAH box helicase, producing the protein MTERLIVNNGTETLLKELTNSLNTCDSFYFGVAFVNFSGVQLLLDALQKAIEKGKRGQIMTSTYLNFTDPKALRRLQEFTDLDVKVFITEQQRGFHTKTYIFEYEDSYKIIIGSSNVTHTALKSNVEWNVEIISKKEMPFTDKVLREYGLLWEESTPLSEAFLQDYEKQYAEVRGATATQVPLLQRSSAYVTPNRMQRRAMENLNRLRALGETKSLVIAATGTGKTFMAAFDVLHVKPKRLLFLVHREDILRKAKETFEFLLGGESQSDLITFGMLTGSQKDTHVDYLFANIRSMANVYREFRPDEFDYIVYDEAHHAAAPQYQEVMAYFTPDFMLGMTATPERSDQLSVFELFDHNVAIEVRLHEALEDGLVVPFHYFGITDVDGIDLSDLSAHDQQEMARRLQVHTRVEHVLNYMDFYGYQGTSRKALGFCVTVEHATYMANEFTRRGIPSLALTGDDSADVREQAIARLENPADPLECLFTVDIFNEGVDIPSVNLVLMLRPTESPIVFIQQLGRGLRKHPEKDFLTVLDFIGNHSRAYLVALALNGQRYYDKESLKVAVATDFAHIPGPVHIQMDEISKEQILRQLDQESFFSMKHVKETYEEFKRVRHGRTPYYLMDYHTYDGAPDPVVFIQKKKSYLDFLQQIEKEDFLQELVADKVWMKVYRVLSSMLPLKRPHEAAILVALLEKSEVRVAEARDAVAHWLTAPLESSVQHAMQTLAQAYADSGERTRQPALVTWEEGRLKRMPLMDELVSDERYRTWMKDVLEYGLHRFANEFGSMQDQVPFLQREAAYQMRDMALLSNFDKSHSSFRGSGLISNGHDYFLFVDLQKDADIEERLNYKDSFEDPHTFLWESPNNMAQASSRGQNLLEHKVRGNRLHLLVRKYRELEGMVQPFIYLGQLEVEHAEGDKPVAFRMKLEHPVSPTLYRELTEVVEIDGRNESPGVSDSTSNSENGRLH
- a CDS encoding winged helix-turn-helix domain-containing protein, with translation MKKEFELLYYLYKNPNKTFTRNDLLDALWHMESPVDRTVDDHIYRVRKKIHALHYPVHINTIKGLGYQLVLEDTSAFISPLLDDKEFQQLTTRLIEKYQQYGQGEAIKLLSQQKAFGVEHTSTHFTYSIVKGDFYNLLKSANLHPSENVLILLFLHVWINGKNQASFHFYRVASKKQFFSNDIDNEAALLTPIFFAIYAKDYTTAQQRVEIAKDIIDSPSHGLYAFLQLISIIIAICQNNKNTAKALIHNMDKFLTERSYSREVGFLRILEGIFQLKYIDKNKGRELIRSGILISRQTQFSLNILLAVDMCLFLLNEEVLDPASVSFVNKEWKLLCNEYKLPKLKHHVEEHLRNALKS
- a CDS encoding MFS transporter; the protein is MKNKTLPTLWNNKPFLRIFSSYTVSMFGRWFDMVAIMILFSFVWQLDPLYVALIPVAYALPHALLSQFVGQFVDRFNNITLMAYADICTAILTIFLIFAPNHLVALPLILMRAAVTVIHFPAQQSLIKHIVQEQHIVKAVTWNGTVNELSKVLGPFIGGILAGYFSPGLCIFIGACAYFFSALIIIQLRKRSEFQKPDAASHPHSNVSFWKSWKDGWVAVLRNYKLKWFFGISLVGLMAIQMMDVQVTVLLRSVAPDRPELIGWVMSGSGFGALSAIIIINQMNTVRFYGVLLGISYVLLGAGFIGFGWLYLGVPTYIPVLFGIIAGGGIGLFTIAISVTIQRETSKENIGRISGIYNSISNTVVVTAPLIGGLIVSVWSANVIYLNIGMFLLIGGFFAMLFLIKIEKQDTISN